Proteins encoded in a region of the Bradyrhizobium sp. CB3481 genome:
- a CDS encoding vanadium-dependent haloperoxidase — MKPGSGFPQALLVGSVLAATLFATVARGDVIMDWNAKADALAAEKQLLNAPNSRGQAMLHIAMFEAVNAIERRYAPYKLNLTADKATSREAAAAAAAHDVLLAQHPDKKTDLDAALAASLAGIADNEARSKGIELGKQAAAGVIALRENDGSKTPEDYRPATTAGVYVPTTIPIESTSPKVRPFVMASASQFRAPPPPALTSETWTRDLNEIREIGSSVSAKRSPEQTTIARFWLFTGPRTYNAIVRQIATNRKMDLVDCARLYALTSIATADAFIAVFDAKYAYNLWRPITAIRNADLTSNPATPREASWQPLGTTPMHPEYPCAHCIISSTVATVLQNIVGDEVGEITLTSPTAAGVTRKWTRLQDYSNEVSSARIFAGFHYRFSTEAGRDMGKKIGDLTVATQMRGAVADAQQKR, encoded by the coding sequence ATGAAGCCAGGATCAGGATTTCCCCAGGCCCTTCTGGTCGGCAGCGTGCTCGCCGCCACGCTGTTTGCCACCGTCGCCCGCGGCGACGTCATCATGGACTGGAACGCCAAGGCCGACGCCCTCGCCGCCGAAAAGCAACTGCTGAACGCGCCGAATAGCCGTGGACAGGCGATGCTGCACATCGCGATGTTCGAAGCGGTCAATGCCATCGAGCGGCGCTACGCACCTTATAAGCTCAACCTCACCGCCGATAAGGCCACGTCAAGGGAAGCGGCGGCCGCGGCAGCGGCCCATGACGTGCTGCTGGCGCAGCATCCCGACAAGAAGACGGATCTCGATGCTGCGCTTGCGGCCTCGCTTGCCGGGATCGCCGACAATGAGGCGAGATCGAAAGGTATCGAACTCGGCAAACAGGCCGCCGCCGGAGTGATCGCGTTGCGGGAAAATGACGGTAGCAAGACACCGGAAGATTATCGCCCCGCCACCACGGCCGGTGTCTATGTGCCGACCACGATACCGATCGAGTCCACGAGCCCGAAGGTCAGGCCGTTCGTGATGGCCAGCGCGTCGCAGTTTCGCGCCCCGCCGCCTCCCGCGCTGACGTCGGAAACCTGGACGCGAGATCTGAACGAAATCCGCGAGATCGGCAGCAGCGTCAGCGCCAAGCGCTCGCCTGAGCAGACGACGATCGCCCGCTTCTGGTTGTTCACGGGACCCCGGACCTATAATGCGATCGTCCGCCAGATCGCTACCAACAGGAAGATGGACCTGGTCGACTGTGCCCGCCTCTACGCACTGACCTCGATCGCCACCGCCGACGCCTTCATCGCGGTGTTCGATGCCAAATATGCCTACAATCTCTGGCGTCCCATCACGGCCATCCGGAATGCTGACCTCACGTCGAACCCGGCGACCCCGCGCGAGGCCTCATGGCAGCCGCTCGGCACAACGCCAATGCACCCGGAATACCCCTGCGCCCATTGCATCATCTCCAGCACCGTTGCCACGGTTTTGCAGAATATCGTGGGCGACGAGGTCGGCGAGATCACGCTGACCAGCCCGACCGCGGCCGGCGTCACGCGCAAATGGACGCGGCTGCAGGACTATAGCAACGAGGTTTCCAGCGCCCGCATCTTTGCCGGTTTCCACTACCGCTTCTCCACCGAAGCCGGACGGGATATGGGAAAGAAGATCGGTGACCTGACGGTGGCGACGCAGATGCGGGGCGCCGTCGCGGATGCGCAGCAGAAGCGCTAA
- a CDS encoding TetR/AcrR family transcriptional regulator: MSSDRTRSAILAAAEKLYADRGFGDVTLRDIVAEANVNLAAVNYHFGSKDELIAELFVTRSLATNRERLNELKLAEEKGGGRAPIDAILHALVGPTLRGCLGPDREGSTAARFMIRASIESVPPIRRIKNREVDHLRKFIAAMRRAMPGRDDADLYWGLHFALAMSHHTIREKERLIRLSEGQCDLNDVDAIVDRVVAVSVMALTGGEATAKKAPARSAMPQGRLTRQDL; this comes from the coding sequence ATGTCCAGCGATCGGACCCGGTCTGCCATCCTTGCCGCCGCGGAAAAGCTTTATGCCGATCGCGGCTTCGGCGACGTGACGCTGCGCGACATCGTCGCGGAGGCGAACGTCAACCTGGCCGCGGTGAACTATCATTTCGGTTCCAAGGACGAACTGATCGCCGAACTCTTCGTCACCCGCAGCCTTGCCACCAACCGCGAGCGGCTCAACGAGTTGAAACTGGCGGAGGAAAAGGGCGGCGGCCGCGCCCCGATCGACGCCATTTTGCACGCGCTGGTCGGCCCCACCCTGCGCGGCTGCCTCGGCCCGGACCGCGAGGGCTCGACTGCCGCGCGCTTCATGATCCGTGCCTCGATTGAATCGGTGCCGCCGATCCGTCGCATCAAGAACCGCGAGGTCGATCACTTGCGGAAATTCATCGCCGCGATGCGCCGGGCGATGCCGGGCCGTGATGACGCCGATCTCTACTGGGGCCTGCACTTTGCGCTCGCGATGTCGCATCACACCATCCGGGAAAAGGAGCGGCTGATCCGGCTGTCGGAAGGCCAATGCGACCTCAATGACGTGGATGCCATCGTCGACCGCGTGGTCGCGGTCTCGGTGATGGCGCTGACGGGTGGCGAAGCTACGGCGAAGAAGGCGCCTGCTCGGTCGGCGATGCCGCAAGGACGGCTGACACGGCAGGACCTCTGA
- a CDS encoding winged helix-turn-helix domain-containing protein: MADIKSYRFGPFLVDRRSACLRREGIAVPLRPKSFDVLVYLAQHPGRLVAKAELIDNVWQNVNVTSNSVVQCIKEVRQALQDDSQAIIETVSKRGYLFAPPVIAVDSDGEHASSASTTAIDTDASRALPLPDRPSIAVLPFDNMSGDPDQEHFADGISEDLITGLSRVRWLFVIARNSTFVYKGRAVDIRDIAAKLGVRYVLEGSVRRAGQRLRVSAQLIDAITGGHHWAEQYDRELGDIFAIQDEITSSVIASIQPRLLAAEGVRALSRSPGDLGAWELVARAQTHVWRLTRSDNEAAIEALNRAVEAYPDYAPARSLLGFCLVFSAHNGWIDRDQGLQAARPHIVRAIALDDCDPWAQIALGYWSMMAWRTEESLAAFRRAVVLNPSSAAAHCYLSHGLAFSGRCDEAIAHGREAIRLSPLDPDTAMFLGGITVANYLAGRYAEAFETSEQLLRLRPGFHGAQRLRCASLAQMGRVEEARQSLAALRLEQPQLSIDWIKSSVPYQTPELMEHFLAGMRRAGLT; encoded by the coding sequence ATGGCCGATATCAAGAGCTATCGCTTTGGTCCATTCCTGGTCGATCGCCGATCGGCCTGCTTGCGCCGCGAGGGCATCGCCGTCCCGCTGCGGCCAAAATCCTTCGATGTGCTGGTGTATCTCGCGCAGCACCCCGGCCGGCTCGTTGCGAAGGCGGAGTTGATCGACAACGTCTGGCAGAACGTCAACGTCACGTCGAACTCGGTGGTTCAGTGCATCAAGGAGGTCCGCCAGGCGCTGCAGGACGACAGCCAGGCGATCATCGAAACCGTCTCGAAGCGCGGTTATCTGTTTGCGCCACCGGTTATCGCCGTCGACAGCGACGGCGAACATGCTTCGAGCGCAAGCACTACGGCGATCGACACCGATGCAAGCCGCGCGCTGCCGTTACCCGATCGTCCCTCGATCGCGGTGCTGCCGTTCGACAACATGAGCGGCGATCCGGACCAGGAGCACTTCGCCGACGGCATATCGGAAGATCTGATCACCGGGCTGTCGCGCGTCCGCTGGCTATTCGTCATCGCCCGCAACTCGACCTTCGTTTACAAGGGCCGCGCCGTCGATATCAGGGACATCGCGGCGAAGCTCGGCGTCCGCTATGTGCTTGAAGGCAGCGTGCGCCGGGCCGGCCAGCGGCTCCGCGTCAGTGCGCAGCTGATTGATGCGATAACGGGCGGCCATCATTGGGCCGAGCAATACGACCGCGAGCTCGGCGACATCTTCGCGATACAGGACGAGATCACCAGCAGCGTGATCGCCTCGATCCAGCCGCGCCTGCTCGCAGCAGAGGGTGTTCGCGCGTTGTCACGCTCGCCGGGCGATCTTGGCGCATGGGAGCTGGTGGCGCGCGCACAAACCCATGTCTGGCGGCTGACCCGATCGGACAATGAAGCCGCGATCGAAGCGCTCAATCGCGCTGTCGAAGCCTATCCGGACTACGCGCCCGCGCGGAGCCTGCTTGGCTTCTGCCTGGTGTTCTCGGCGCATAATGGCTGGATCGATCGCGACCAGGGCTTGCAGGCCGCCCGTCCGCATATCGTCCGCGCGATTGCGCTCGACGATTGCGACCCCTGGGCGCAGATCGCGCTCGGCTATTGGTCGATGATGGCGTGGCGCACCGAGGAATCGCTCGCCGCGTTCCGGCGGGCCGTCGTCCTCAATCCGAGTTCGGCAGCCGCGCATTGCTATCTCAGTCACGGGCTCGCCTTTTCGGGAAGGTGCGATGAAGCGATTGCGCACGGCAGGGAAGCGATCCGGCTGAGCCCGCTAGACCCGGACACGGCCATGTTTCTCGGCGGCATTACCGTCGCCAATTATCTCGCCGGCCGATATGCCGAGGCCTTTGAGACATCGGAACAGCTGTTGCGGCTGCGCCCGGGCTTTCATGGCGCGCAACGCCTGCGCTGCGCGAGCCTGGCCCAGATGGGGAGGGTGGAGGAGGCCCGGCAATCGCTCGCGGCCCTGCGCCTTGAGCAGCCCCAGCTCTCGATCGACTGGATCAAATCCAGCGTGCCCTATCAGACGCCTGAACTGATGGAACACTTCCTCGCGGGAATGCGCAGGGCCGGGCTGACATGA